Proteins encoded together in one Bacteroidota bacterium window:
- a CDS encoding YfhO family protein, whose translation MSKAEKKSTPSRAPAPVRQFEPTNMQCVLILSALVFVFFHKIILGQAYFWEDFIYQNYPFRTFAATSLASGELPLWNPYTFNGMPFLADIQTTVLYIPCLLLTLFVSNGSLNYYWLELMIILHFVLAGVGMFYLAKSFKLNNIPALFAAVAYMLSGYMIVHAIHQQNVTLVAWYPLVVLLFRKALSEQRWLYVFVCGLVLGHSILAGYPQLSLYLYMFLGLYLLLELLTTFKGNQLLSRPALVMSAKAASIVAISVAIAMIQLLPTFELSDLSDRAQITFEKSAEGSLAWSQLATLFFPKMFGVAGASGYEYFGPGQYFYYWETCIYLGILPLLLAVVSFILRKNKHVAFLLGLSVFSILFALGDNFFLYKIFHEFIPGFSTFRIPARMGILLTLSAALLSAFSLQYLLYQSKSDRERKLLRNALLVASGLGILLYFLITSGSFSGSIAGASYQQVASLISQGVTPSILLLLTSAGILFGIVMKGNLTRFAALLLTGLLFVDMFVFGGSQNNGAMNPAEYFNRRSDLALFFKKEGEKELFRVNTRNARGMLPGWDRNQGMMDRIFMMEGYTPLALERKYAPYGSAEQSLDLLNVKYKTVFDEQSGQQTLVEHTTRLPRTFFVYEVHVARTDQDVLASIKSPEFNHRTTAVLEKEPSRPLSELHVQPESEARITDYSNNRISISARTSHPGILVLSEIYYPGWKAYVDGVETEIYRTNYHLRSVFVEAGNHVVEIRFEPSTFSNGAWISGGTLLLCIAGILFSRRKRRDDTVESAS comes from the coding sequence TCGGGCGAGTTGCCGTTGTGGAATCCTTACACATTCAACGGCATGCCCTTCCTTGCCGATATTCAAACGACTGTGCTGTATATTCCTTGTCTGCTGCTCACACTGTTTGTCAGTAACGGCTCGCTGAATTACTACTGGCTGGAGTTGATGATCATTCTCCATTTTGTGCTGGCGGGAGTCGGCATGTTTTATCTCGCCAAATCGTTCAAACTGAACAACATTCCCGCGTTGTTTGCCGCTGTTGCGTATATGCTTTCCGGCTACATGATTGTCCACGCGATTCATCAGCAGAACGTCACGCTTGTTGCATGGTACCCGCTTGTCGTTCTTCTATTCCGTAAAGCGCTGAGCGAACAACGCTGGCTATATGTGTTTGTGTGTGGATTGGTGTTGGGCCATTCGATACTCGCAGGGTATCCACAATTGTCACTCTATCTCTACATGTTTCTTGGATTGTACTTGCTGCTGGAATTGCTGACAACATTCAAAGGAAATCAGTTGTTGTCACGACCTGCGCTTGTCATGTCGGCGAAGGCGGCAAGCATTGTCGCGATATCCGTTGCGATTGCAATGATTCAACTGTTGCCGACGTTTGAATTGTCGGATCTTTCAGACAGGGCGCAAATTACATTCGAGAAATCAGCCGAAGGCTCGCTTGCGTGGTCGCAACTGGCGACACTCTTTTTCCCGAAAATGTTCGGGGTTGCGGGGGCATCGGGCTACGAGTATTTCGGGCCGGGACAGTATTTCTACTATTGGGAGACATGCATCTATCTCGGTATTCTGCCGCTGCTTCTTGCCGTTGTCTCATTCATATTGAGAAAAAACAAACATGTCGCGTTCTTGTTAGGCCTCTCAGTCTTTTCAATTCTCTTCGCACTCGGCGATAATTTCTTCCTGTACAAGATCTTCCACGAATTCATTCCGGGTTTCTCAACGTTCAGAATTCCCGCCCGTATGGGCATTCTGCTGACCCTTTCGGCGGCATTGCTTTCCGCATTCTCACTTCAATATCTCCTCTATCAGTCAAAAAGCGACCGGGAGAGGAAACTTCTTCGCAATGCATTGCTGGTCGCGAGCGGGCTCGGGATTCTTCTTTACTTCCTGATTACCTCCGGCAGCTTTTCCGGCTCCATCGCCGGCGCGTCGTATCAGCAAGTAGCATCCTTGATTTCACAAGGTGTCACCCCATCGATCCTTCTTCTGCTGACAAGTGCCGGCATACTTTTTGGAATAGTGATGAAAGGAAACCTGACGCGCTTTGCGGCTTTGTTGCTCACCGGATTGCTTTTTGTTGATATGTTTGTCTTCGGCGGAAGCCAAAACAACGGCGCGATGAATCCTGCCGAGTATTTCAACCGGCGAAGTGATCTTGCTCTGTTCTTCAAGAAAGAGGGGGAGAAAGAACTGTTCCGCGTGAATACCCGCAATGCGCGAGGAATGCTTCCCGGGTGGGATCGCAATCAGGGCATGATGGATCGGATTTTTATGATGGAGGGCTACACGCCTCTTGCGCTTGAACGCAAGTATGCACCATACGGCTCTGCTGAACAAAGTCTTGACTTGCTGAACGTGAAATACAAAACCGTGTTCGATGAACAAAGCGGGCAACAGACTCTTGTCGAACACACGACGCGCCTGCCGCGGACGTTCTTCGTGTACGAGGTTCATGTTGCACGAACAGATCAAGACGTTCTGGCCTCCATCAAGAGCCCTGAGTTCAACCATCGCACAACAGCGGTTCTTGAGAAAGAACCAAGCAGGCCTTTGAGCGAGCTTCACGTCCAGCCGGAGTCGGAGGCGCGCATTACGGATTACTCGAATAACAGAATTTCGATCAGCGCCAGGACAAGTCATCCCGGAATTTTAGTGTTAAGCGAGATTTACTATCCCGGCTGGAAAGCGTACGTTGACGGCGTTGAAACGGAAATCTACAGAACAAATTATCATCTGCGGAGCGTGTTTGTCGAAGCGGGCAACCACGTTGTCGAGATACGGTTTGAGCCGTCAACATTCTCAAACGGCGCGTGGATTTCGGGAGGAACGCTGTTGCTGTGTATTGCAGGAATTCTTTTCTCTCGCCGTAAGCGTCGTGACGATACTGTTGAGTCCGCATCATGA